One Halobacterium wangiae genomic window, GCGACCTCGCGGTCTAGTTCTGCGTCTCGACGAGTTCCGTCCGGTTCACGGCGTAGACGGTCACTGATGACGTTACCGTCGCTATCGAGATGCCGGGCTCGTCCGCCACGTTCGCGACGTCGTAGCGCTCCCGCTCAACGGGGCCGACCCAGATGTAGTCGACATCGTGTTTCCGCAGCAGCACCGCCCGTGAGACGGGGTCCTCCGTCTCGTAGACGATGTCCACGTCGCTGACTCGCGTGTAGTAGGCGTCGTCGCCCCGGTATATCGTCTCCTGTATCCACCCGGCCACGGTCGGTATCCCCGTCAGGCTGGCCTCCGGGTTCTGCCACGAGTAGGGTTCGAGTCCCGGTGCCGAGACGAGGTGTGGCTGGCCCGGTTTCTCCAGGAGCCACTCGATGGCCGCGGCCTCCCCGGGTCGCTCGTCGTGGACGTACTCCATGGCGTCGATGGTCGGGTCGTCCATCTGGCCGAAGTGGTTCGTCAGCGCCAGGCCGCCGTAGACGGACGCCGAGACGACCAGCACGGTGACGAGAGCCGTTCCCCCAGCCGACCTGAGTCGTGCGTTCGAGCCAACCCGGCGGCGTGCGAGCGAGGCCAGTGCCACGCCGGCCGCCACCGACCAGAGCGCCCACGCCTGCGCGTACACCTTGAACACCGTGTTGAACCGCTCCGGGGAGGCGTTGTCCGCGAGGTAGACGTACTCCACGAGGACGACGAGGCCCGCGCCCGCGACCACCAGCACGCCCTCGAAGCCGACTCGCGAACGCCGCCGCAGCAGCCACGCGCCGGCTACCAGCGGCCCGCCCAGCGCGAGACCGACGAAGTCCAGGGGGACGCCCGCCACGACCAGGTCGAACGTCGCGGCCAGCGTGACGAGGAAGACGGCGGCGACCCCCACGAGCGCCCAGTCCCAGCGGTCCCGCGAGCCACGAGCGACGAGGTACGCGCCCAGCGAGGCGAGGAAGAGGCCGTGGACCAGGACGAACGAGCCGAGTCGGCTCGGCTCCGGCAGGAACGCGGGGCTCCGTTCGCTCGCGCCGACCAGGAGGACGTTCCAGACGAACGGCCACACGAGCGCCAGCGACACCACCGCGACGACGGCCGCGACGGCCACGCCGAACGCGACGCGCTGGAGTTCCGCGCCGACGCGTCCGTTGCGCTCGAAGGCCCGCCGGAATCTCCCGGGGACGAGCGTGTGCGGGGCGGCGTCGGCGAGCGCGACAGAGAGCGCCGTCACGCCGAGCACCGTCGGGAAACTCCACGTGTTCGTCGCCAGTATCGTCGCCGCCAGCAGTGGCATCGCGCCGAAGAGGAGCGCGGCCCGGCGCCGCCTGCGCTCCGCTGCCGTCTGGTAGTACGCGAGGGCCACGCCCGCGACGAGGAACAGCACGGCGACGTCCATCATGTGGCCGTGCAGGTCGCCGTTCAGGTACGCGAACAGCGGGAACTCGTTGATGCCCGTCTCGACGATACGGCTCGCGTGCCAGCTGTCGAACGTGCCGGGCGTGATCGAGGGCGCGAGGTCCTCACGCATCCCCGCGGCCGCCACGACGTCCTCGACCAGCCCCACCTTCGCCGCGAGCAGTCGCACCGGCGTCAGGAGGTTGCTCGCGAACCCGAAGACGAACGCCGCGAGCACGCCCGCGCGGACCCGCCGCGAACGCGTGACTGCGGCCGCAGCGAGCGCCGCCGGGAACACGAGCAGGTGCCAGGACACGCCGGTCGCGACGAGCACGAGCGCGAACACCACGCCCGCGACGCCGAGTGCCGTCGACCCGCGAACCGGCTCCGTCTCCTCCTCGTCGCTCGCACTCGCCGCTATCGTGCCGGCGAGTCCGTACGCGCCGGTGACCGCCATCGCGTAGAACCCCGCGAGCGCGGGACTGTACGCGAACCGCCCCTCCGTCCCCGTCAGCAGCGACATCGCCGCGGCCATCAGGTGGCCGCCGTAGTAGTAGATGACGCGCTCGCCCGCGAACCACATGTCCTGTGGCGGCAACCGGTCCGCTCGCAGCAGGCTCTGCAGGATGCCGAAGTCGAGGAACTTCTCGCCCGCGAACGGGTGGACGCCGTCGCTCGCCGC contains:
- a CDS encoding DUF2298 domain-containing protein, with protein sequence MEYGVVVRWWLLFQVLLVVGLPFAARVLPDAPDRGASLAMPTALVLLTLPLLWVGQLAFGLWVVVAVALLLLALSAWLARGGIEVDARAYAEVVAVFTVAFLFLLAIRAASDGVHPFAGEKFLDFGILQSLLRADRLPPQDMWFAGERVIYYYGGHLMAAAMSLLTGTEGRFAYSPALAGFYAMAVTGAYGLAGTIAASASDEEETEPVRGSTALGVAGVVFALVLVATGVSWHLLVFPAALAAAAVTRSRRVRAGVLAAFVFGFASNLLTPVRLLAAKVGLVEDVVAAAGMREDLAPSITPGTFDSWHASRIVETGINEFPLFAYLNGDLHGHMMDVAVLFLVAGVALAYYQTAAERRRRRAALLFGAMPLLAATILATNTWSFPTVLGVTALSVALADAAPHTLVPGRFRRAFERNGRVGAELQRVAFGVAVAAVVAVVSLALVWPFVWNVLLVGASERSPAFLPEPSRLGSFVLVHGLFLASLGAYLVARGSRDRWDWALVGVAAVFLVTLAATFDLVVAGVPLDFVGLALGGPLVAGAWLLRRRSRVGFEGVLVVAGAGLVVLVEYVYLADNASPERFNTVFKVYAQAWALWSVAAGVALASLARRRVGSNARLRSAGGTALVTVLVVSASVYGGLALTNHFGQMDDPTIDAMEYVHDERPGEAAAIEWLLEKPGQPHLVSAPGLEPYSWQNPEASLTGIPTVAGWIQETIYRGDDAYYTRVSDVDIVYETEDPVSRAVLLRKHDVDYIWVGPVERERYDVANVADEPGISIATVTSSVTVYAVNRTELVETQN